In the Lysinibacillus sp. PLM2 genome, one interval contains:
- a CDS encoding proton/glutamate symporter, with protein sequence MKWWFTRQLYIQIAICTIIGIAIGLIFGTNASILKPIGDIFIRLLQFLVVPLTFFCLIAGITKMEDMRSFRSVGGKIGLYFVATSLLATLVGVIIALILGPGKGTVGLLESTENVEPVEFSFINQVIGWFPTNIVQSMSETNMLQIIIAAIIIGVGLLALGDHASGLRKLANEGSDLMIKITEFLMYLSPYGILALVANMTGTLGTDLLAEVGIFIISDYLSLLIVLFIIYPLILKLFARKNPLGFYKKVSPVMLVAASTTSSNATLPVSMNVAKNSLGIPEKIYGFTLPLGATVNMDGMAVALGVISVFASNLYGIPITFSSIFQFVFLGLALSIGAAGVKGAGVIMSTVLLSTIGLPLTLVPILAAIWPIIDIGHTTTNVVGDLTGTTVVASQLEMVDMEVFEDVPQVENERTLEKV encoded by the coding sequence ATGAAATGGTGGTTTACAAGACAGTTATATATTCAAATAGCTATATGCACAATAATTGGTATTGCTATAGGTTTAATCTTCGGGACAAATGCTTCGATATTAAAGCCTATTGGGGATATTTTTATTAGACTTCTCCAATTTCTTGTAGTGCCTTTAACATTCTTCTGTTTGATTGCTGGAATTACAAAAATGGAAGATATGCGCTCTTTTAGGTCTGTTGGGGGGAAAATAGGTTTATATTTCGTTGCTACTAGTCTACTAGCTACCTTAGTCGGAGTAATCATAGCATTGATACTTGGACCAGGTAAAGGTACCGTAGGATTACTAGAGTCTACTGAAAATGTTGAGCCAGTTGAATTTAGTTTTATTAATCAGGTTATTGGATGGTTTCCAACAAACATAGTTCAATCAATGTCTGAGACTAATATGCTTCAAATAATTATAGCGGCAATCATTATAGGTGTAGGCTTGCTTGCATTAGGTGACCACGCATCCGGCTTAAGAAAGTTAGCTAACGAAGGCTCCGATTTAATGATTAAGATTACAGAATTTTTAATGTACCTCTCTCCTTATGGCATTTTAGCGTTAGTTGCAAACATGACAGGTACATTAGGCACAGATTTACTTGCAGAGGTCGGCATCTTTATTATTTCTGATTATCTTTCTTTATTAATTGTTTTATTTATCATATATCCTCTAATTTTGAAGTTATTTGCGCGAAAAAACCCTCTAGGATTTTACAAGAAAGTTTCACCCGTCATGTTAGTTGCTGCCAGCACAACTTCTAGTAATGCAACTTTACCTGTTTCAATGAATGTCGCAAAAAATAGCCTGGGTATCCCAGAAAAAATTTATGGTTTCACCCTCCCTCTTGGAGCAACAGTCAATATGGATGGAATGGCAGTAGCATTAGGGGTCATATCGGTTTTCGCATCAAATTTATATGGAATACCTATTACATTTTCTTCAATCTTCCAATTTGTATTTCTTGGATTAGCCCTTTCAATCGGTGCTGCAGGTGTTAAAGGTGCCGGAGTTATCATGTCGACGGTACTACTATCTACTATTGGTCTTCCACTTACTCTTGTACCAATATTAGCGGCAATCTGGCCTATTATTGACATCGGACATACAACAACCAATGTAGTAGGTGATTTGACTGGAACTACTGTTGTAGCCTCCCAGTTAGAGATGGTTGATATGGAAGTTTTTGAAGATGTCCCACAAGTTGAAAATGAACGTACTTTGGAGAAGGTTTAA
- a CDS encoding ABC transporter ATP-binding protein, which translates to MLLEIKNLHVHFKGMRGTTEALKNMNLKVNQGEIVGIVGESGSGKSITALSILGLLEENAMIAQGEILYNGLNLLQLEKQEIQALRGKEIGMVFQEPMTALQPTMKIGKQLYNVIKKHRKLSKQEAKEAVIQALKEVHIDNPELVAQKYPFELSGGMRQRVVIALAMAAPPNLLIADEPTTALDVTIQYEIINLIKELNEKRGTSVLFITHDLGVVANICEKIIVMYAGEVVESGNTEEVLHQPCHPYTKSLLQALPDSVEPHEPLQAIEGEPPNLLNRPTGCAFSDRCQQVMDICRKEHPGLRESGVGHQVSCWLEKVTV; encoded by the coding sequence TTGTTACTTGAAATCAAAAATTTGCATGTACATTTTAAAGGAATGCGTGGCACAACTGAAGCCTTGAAAAATATGAATCTTAAAGTAAACCAAGGAGAAATCGTAGGAATTGTTGGCGAATCAGGTTCAGGTAAATCCATTACAGCTTTATCAATTTTAGGATTGCTTGAAGAGAACGCTATGATTGCTCAAGGTGAAATTTTATATAATGGATTGAATCTATTACAGTTAGAAAAACAGGAAATACAGGCCTTAAGAGGAAAAGAAATTGGAATGGTCTTTCAAGAACCGATGACAGCCCTTCAACCAACGATGAAAATCGGAAAACAATTGTACAATGTAATAAAGAAGCATCGTAAGTTATCTAAACAGGAAGCAAAAGAAGCGGTTATTCAAGCATTGAAGGAAGTTCATATCGATAACCCAGAACTCGTTGCCCAAAAATATCCCTTTGAATTAAGTGGTGGAATGCGTCAGCGAGTTGTCATTGCCCTTGCAATGGCAGCGCCACCAAATTTGTTAATTGCAGATGAACCAACAACAGCCTTAGATGTGACGATTCAATATGAAATTATTAATTTAATAAAAGAGTTAAATGAAAAGAGAGGAACCTCTGTTTTATTTATTACTCATGATCTAGGTGTTGTCGCTAATATTTGTGAAAAAATTATTGTTATGTATGCTGGGGAAGTAGTTGAAAGTGGGAATACAGAGGAGGTACTACATCAACCTTGCCACCCTTATACAAAATCCCTTCTCCAAGCTTTACCTGATTCGGTGGAACCGCATGAGCCGCTCCAAGCAATTGAAGGTGAACCGCCGAATTTATTGAACCGTCCTACCGGATGTGCCTTTTCCGATAGATGTCAACAAGTGATGGATATTTGTAGAAAAGAACATCCAGGACTAAGGGAAAGTGGAGTAGGACATCAGGTCTCATGCTGGTTAGAGAAGGTGACTGTATGA
- a CDS encoding cytochrome c550, whose product MEQTILPKSQTIKNNPFWYKLKQNKMTWVGIIILGVIVLFSFLVPFISPYDPDKIDLVNKFKPPSADHWFGTDEVGRDIFTRIFYGARLSLGVGLLVIAIASLIGIVIGSISGYIGGAVDTIIMRFVDMVLAFPSLILAMALAAVLGPNLQNAMIAIAIVKVPVYIRLARAEALGLKEKLFVKAAETFGINKGIILIKHIIPNAIAPVIIQATLDVGDTILLIATLGFLGLGAQPPTPEWGAMISIGWTYLLTYWWYPVFPGVFLFLAAGALNLIGDGIRDVLDPKSAR is encoded by the coding sequence ATGGAGCAAACTATACTTCCAAAATCACAAACTATAAAGAATAACCCTTTCTGGTATAAATTAAAACAAAATAAAATGACCTGGGTAGGCATTATTATTCTAGGAGTGATTGTATTATTTTCATTTCTAGTACCCTTTATTTCTCCCTATGACCCAGATAAGATTGACCTCGTTAATAAATTTAAACCTCCTTCGGCAGATCATTGGTTTGGAACCGATGAGGTCGGAAGAGATATCTTTACAAGAATTTTTTATGGAGCAAGATTGTCACTTGGAGTGGGTCTATTAGTCATAGCAATAGCGTCTTTAATAGGAATTGTGATTGGTTCAATTTCAGGCTATATTGGCGGCGCTGTTGATACTATTATTATGCGATTTGTCGATATGGTCTTAGCCTTTCCAAGTTTAATCTTAGCTATGGCTCTTGCGGCTGTCTTAGGACCTAATTTACAAAATGCGATGATTGCTATTGCAATCGTAAAAGTCCCGGTTTATATACGATTAGCTCGTGCAGAAGCTCTTGGGCTGAAAGAGAAGCTCTTTGTAAAGGCTGCTGAAACTTTTGGAATAAATAAGGGTATTATACTAATCAAACATATTATTCCTAATGCTATTGCTCCTGTTATTATTCAGGCGACTTTAGATGTGGGAGATACCATTTTACTCATTGCAACGCTTGGCTTCTTAGGTTTAGGTGCACAACCTCCAACTCCCGAATGGGGAGCTATGATTAGTATTGGTTGGACATACCTTTTAACTTATTGGTGGTACCCTGTATTTCCTGGTGTATTTTTATTTTTAGCAGCAGGAGCGCTAAATCTAATTGGTGATGGAATCCGAGATGTACTGGATCCAAAGTCAGCGCGTTAG